One segment of Actinomycetes bacterium DNA contains the following:
- a CDS encoding acetyl-CoA C-acyltransferase, translating to MFDHTEPVIVAGARTPIGRFGGALSSFAAADLGGLAIAAALARAGVAPDAVEHVVMGHVLQAGQGQITARQAAVKAGIPMTVPALTVNKVCLSGLNAIATAAQYVELGQAGLLVAGGMESMTGAPYLVPKARLGARMGDAELVDAMIHDGLWDAFDDAHMGGLSDRVNARLGIGRAEQDEWAARSHERAAAAAKGALREEIEPVPVPQRKGDPVLVEQDEGIRPGTTAEALGRLKPAFAPEGTITAGNASQLSDGAAAVVVTSRERARAEGLPVLARIVGYGTVAGPDNSLHSQPSRAIRDALRRSGLNVADLDLLEINEAFAAVALRSTRELEVAEAVVNVNGGAVALGHPIGASGARLVLTLALELRRRGGGTGAAALCGGGGQGDALLVQVDG from the coding sequence ATGTTCGACCACACCGAGCCCGTCATCGTCGCCGGCGCCCGTACCCCGATCGGCCGGTTCGGCGGCGCGCTGTCGTCGTTCGCCGCCGCCGACCTCGGCGGCCTCGCGATCGCGGCGGCTCTCGCCCGGGCCGGCGTCGCGCCCGACGCCGTCGAGCACGTCGTCATGGGTCACGTGCTCCAGGCCGGGCAGGGCCAGATCACGGCCAGGCAGGCCGCGGTCAAGGCGGGGATCCCGATGACGGTGCCGGCGCTCACCGTCAACAAGGTCTGCCTGTCCGGCCTCAACGCCATCGCAACTGCCGCCCAGTACGTCGAGCTCGGCCAAGCCGGCCTGCTCGTGGCCGGGGGCATGGAGTCGATGACGGGCGCCCCCTACCTCGTGCCCAAGGCACGCCTGGGCGCCCGCATGGGCGACGCCGAGCTGGTCGACGCGATGATCCACGACGGGTTGTGGGACGCCTTCGACGACGCCCACATGGGCGGGCTGTCCGACAGGGTCAACGCGCGCCTCGGCATCGGCCGGGCGGAGCAGGACGAGTGGGCCGCCCGCTCCCACGAGCGGGCCGCGGCCGCCGCCAAGGGCGCCCTCCGCGAGGAGATCGAGCCGGTGCCAGTGCCCCAGCGCAAGGGCGACCCCGTGCTCGTCGAGCAGGACGAGGGGATCCGCCCCGGGACGACCGCGGAGGCGCTGGGAAGGCTGAAGCCGGCGTTCGCTCCGGAGGGCACCATCACCGCGGGCAACGCCTCGCAGCTCTCCGACGGCGCGGCCGCGGTGGTGGTCACCTCCCGGGAGCGGGCGCGGGCCGAGGGACTGCCCGTGCTGGCCCGGATCGTCGGCTACGGCACGGTGGCCGGGCCGGACAACTCGCTGCACTCGCAGCCGTCCCGGGCCATCCGGGACGCCCTGCGGCGGAGCGGTCTGAACGTGGCCGACCTCGACCTCCTCGAGATCAACGAGGCGTTCGCCGCGGTCGCGCTGCGCTCCACCCGGGAGCTCGAGGTGGCCGAGGCGGTCGTCAACGTCAACGGCGGCGCGGTCGCGCTCGGTCACCCGATCGGCGCCAGCGGCGCCCGGCTCGTGCTGACCCTCGCCCTTGAGCTGCGACGGCGGGGCGGCGGGACGGGTGCCGCCGCCCTGTGCGGCGGCGGTGGCCAGGGCGACGCCCTGCTCGTCCAGGTCGACGGGTGA
- the meaB gene encoding methylmalonyl Co-A mutase-associated GTPase MeaB produces the protein MSVGVGSPVAARPGRDVGSLVERLRSGDRRAVARLISLVEDGARDQLREVAEALNPSTGRAMVLGLTGSPGVGKSTLANALVAAYRAAGRTVGVLAVDPSSPFTGGALLGDRVRMQHHALDQGVYIRSMATRGHLGGLAWATPQAVRVLDAAGCEVVLVETVGVGQAEVEVAGLADTTLVVLAPGFGDAVQVAKAGILEVADVFVVNKADKDGADTVARDLRQMLHLGEARPWQVPVVRTAAERRSGVDELVERIAAHRAHLEESGELAERRRRRAAREVEELALADLREELGELGRGEALDKLAEQVASGELGPYSAADQLLARVRGES, from the coding sequence GTGAGCGTCGGGGTCGGCAGTCCGGTCGCGGCCCGGCCCGGCCGTGACGTCGGGTCGCTCGTGGAGCGGCTGCGGAGCGGGGACCGGCGAGCCGTGGCCCGGCTGATCTCCCTGGTCGAGGACGGCGCCCGGGACCAGCTCCGGGAGGTGGCCGAGGCCCTCAACCCCTCGACCGGCCGGGCCATGGTGCTCGGGCTCACCGGTTCGCCCGGGGTGGGCAAGTCCACCCTGGCCAACGCCCTGGTGGCCGCCTACCGGGCCGCCGGGCGCACTGTCGGCGTGCTTGCCGTCGACCCGTCGTCGCCGTTCACCGGCGGTGCCCTGCTCGGCGACCGGGTGCGGATGCAGCATCACGCACTCGACCAGGGGGTCTACATCCGCTCGATGGCGACGAGGGGGCACCTGGGCGGCCTCGCCTGGGCCACGCCCCAGGCGGTCCGGGTCCTGGACGCCGCAGGCTGCGAGGTCGTGCTGGTCGAGACCGTGGGGGTGGGCCAGGCCGAGGTGGAAGTGGCCGGACTGGCCGACACGACCCTGGTCGTCCTCGCTCCCGGGTTCGGCGACGCGGTCCAGGTCGCCAAGGCCGGCATCCTCGAGGTGGCCGACGTCTTCGTGGTCAACAAGGCCGACAAGGACGGGGCCGACACGGTCGCCCGTGACCTGCGCCAGATGCTCCACCTGGGCGAGGCCAGGCCGTGGCAGGTGCCGGTCGTGCGCACGGCGGCCGAGCGCCGCTCGGGCGTGGACGAGCTGGTCGAGCGCATCGCCGCCCACCGGGCCCACCTGGAGGAGAGCGGCGAGCTGGCTGAGCGGCGACGGCGCCGGGCCGCCCGCGAGGTCGAGGAGCTGGCCCTGGCCGACCTGCGGGAGGAGCTGGGCGAGCTGGGCCGCGGCGAGGCCCTCGACAAGCTGGCCGAGCAGGTGGCCAGCGGCGAGCTGGGGCCGTACTCGGCCGCCGACCAGCTCCTGGCACGGGTCCGCGGCGAGTCGTAG
- a CDS encoding PAS domain-containing protein: MAAAVALAYVLLYLAAALGSRALGGPAWSVLPGLTVALLVLLGLRWTALPLLAGLAAAALVSAADLVPAADLVPAVTPTALPELALSAVAATPTVLAELALGAVAAALVWTGAAAVLSRPLRLDPALRRPRDVGWFLLVAVGAAPLAAAAVRAALTVVTGDMAWPAASAAIRGWWMADAIGVVAVAPILMVLLADRVHPPAPAKAVWRPRLRRSETAAQALAVMATSLLALLVPAAQRPPQLYVCFVPLIWVAARRGVPGAAAGTAAVSALAVAVLELRRPAEAALTQLESFMMVAAVSSLYIGALAGERATSQHRQRQLSAILDAAPDCVATVDRAGRLLYLNVAGRRLLHLAEDAPVTGRLLRDLLPQLAARLAAQADLGPDLWQGATTMAAAYGHRVPLEHVAVAHLAADGRAEAVSAITRDVSQEQRTASRLARSEEQLDEHRLHLSAVMANVPIALVVAGVDGTCLRARGRALERLGPSRPTQGRSLFHAFEGNDQLVGDLCQAAAGSAVSSSTTLGDTVLETHFRPVVGRNGRVKHVIGLLSDVTDRVRAEAICDDLLAQLDARDAQWRDLDSALRADAAQTLAAWLRHLEILEEQLDSGRPVTALAPVKQTLEQVLDTGTLPGLGAPATGDAPAELLDPAEPEGQATVAADAADAGREPMTVTVVPNRDPDAKSFRPPDGSRNIEGARDASLDGRRPGPGEDGEPSADEGTRTLVLAVRDAPGRPAAPAPASARTGRQLERRPGRALPPTARPDRS; encoded by the coding sequence GTGGCGGCGGCGGTGGCGCTCGCCTACGTCCTGCTGTACCTGGCCGCCGCGCTCGGCAGCCGCGCGCTCGGAGGGCCGGCCTGGTCGGTACTGCCCGGTCTGACCGTCGCCCTGCTCGTGCTGCTCGGCCTTCGCTGGACGGCGCTGCCGTTGCTGGCCGGGCTGGCCGCCGCGGCCCTGGTCTCCGCCGCAGACCTGGTTCCCGCCGCAGACCTGGTCCCCGCCGTGACTCCGACGGCGCTCCCGGAGCTGGCGCTCTCGGCCGTCGCTGCGACTCCGACGGTGCTCGCGGAGCTGGCGCTCGGCGCGGTCGCTGCCGCGCTGGTCTGGACGGGGGCGGCGGCCGTGCTGTCCCGCCCCCTCCGGCTCGACCCGGCCCTGCGGCGGCCCCGCGACGTCGGCTGGTTCCTGCTCGTGGCAGTCGGTGCGGCTCCGCTGGCCGCGGCGGCGGTGCGGGCCGCGCTGACGGTCGTGACCGGCGACATGGCCTGGCCGGCCGCGTCCGCGGCCATCCGCGGCTGGTGGATGGCTGACGCCATCGGCGTGGTCGCAGTGGCCCCGATCCTCATGGTCCTGCTGGCCGACCGCGTCCACCCGCCAGCGCCCGCCAAGGCGGTCTGGCGTCCGAGGCTCCGCCGGTCGGAGACCGCCGCCCAGGCGCTGGCGGTCATGGCCACCTCGTTGCTCGCCCTGCTCGTCCCCGCCGCGCAGCGCCCGCCGCAGCTCTACGTCTGCTTCGTCCCCCTCATCTGGGTCGCGGCCCGGCGGGGCGTTCCCGGCGCGGCGGCCGGGACGGCCGCCGTCAGCGCGCTCGCGGTCGCCGTGCTGGAGCTGCGCCGGCCAGCCGAGGCGGCGCTCACCCAGCTCGAGTCCTTCATGATGGTCGCCGCCGTCTCCAGCCTCTACATCGGTGCGCTGGCCGGCGAGCGCGCCACCTCGCAGCACCGGCAGCGCCAGCTCTCGGCAATCCTCGACGCGGCCCCGGACTGCGTGGCCACCGTGGACCGGGCCGGCCGCCTGCTCTACCTCAATGTGGCTGGACGCCGCCTGCTCCACCTGGCCGAGGATGCGCCGGTGACCGGCCGGCTCCTGCGCGACCTGCTCCCCCAGCTCGCGGCCAGGCTGGCAGCCCAGGCCGACCTCGGGCCCGACCTGTGGCAGGGGGCGACGACCATGGCTGCGGCCTATGGCCACCGGGTCCCCCTCGAGCACGTGGCCGTGGCGCATCTCGCCGCCGACGGCCGCGCCGAGGCGGTGTCGGCCATCACCAGGGACGTGAGTCAGGAGCAGCGCACCGCCTCGAGGCTGGCTCGTTCCGAGGAGCAGCTCGACGAGCACCGGCTCCACCTCAGCGCGGTCATGGCCAACGTGCCGATTGCGCTGGTGGTCGCGGGGGTGGACGGCACCTGCCTCCGGGCCCGGGGCCGGGCGCTGGAGCGGCTCGGGCCGTCCCGGCCGACTCAGGGGCGGTCGCTGTTCCATGCCTTCGAGGGCAACGACCAGCTCGTCGGCGACCTGTGCCAGGCCGCCGCCGGCAGCGCGGTCTCGTCGAGCACCACGCTCGGCGACACCGTGCTGGAGACTCACTTCCGGCCCGTGGTGGGCCGCAACGGCAGGGTCAAGCACGTGATCGGGCTGCTCAGCGACGTGACCGACCGGGTGAGGGCCGAGGCGATCTGCGACGACCTCCTGGCCCAGCTCGACGCCAGGGACGCCCAGTGGCGCGACCTGGACAGCGCCCTGCGGGCCGACGCCGCCCAGACCCTGGCGGCCTGGCTCCGGCACCTCGAGATCCTCGAGGAGCAGCTCGACAGCGGCCGGCCGGTGACCGCCCTGGCCCCGGTCAAGCAGACCCTCGAGCAGGTCCTGGACACCGGTACCCTGCCCGGTCTGGGCGCGCCCGCCACCGGTGACGCCCCGGCCGAGCTGCTGGACCCGGCCGAGCCCGAGGGGCAAGCCACCGTGGCCGCCGACGCGGCGGACGCCGGCCGGGAGCCCATGACAGTGACCGTGGTCCCCAACCGGGACCCGGACGCCAAGAGCTTCAGGCCCCCCGATGGCAGCAGGAACATCGAAGGCGCCAGGGACGCGAGCCTGGACGGGCGCCGGCCCGGTCCCGGCGAGGACGGCGAGCCTTCGGCCGACGAGGGCACGCGGACGCTGGTCCTCGCGGTACGGGACGCCCCGGGCCGACCAGCCGCACCCGCTCCGGCCAGCGCTCGGACGGGCAGGCAGCTCGAACGCCGTCCCGGGCGCGCCCTGCCCCCCACCGCCCGCCCCGACCGCTCCTGA
- a CDS encoding methylmalonyl-CoA mutase family protein, which translates to MSEKDTSRLDDLRARWQERYAAAGEREADFTSLSGEQQAPLYTSLDHPDRDEAATIGVPGQYPYTRGVYPTMYRGRLWTIRQFSGFGNARETNARYRYLIAQGGGGLSVAFDMPTLMGRDSDDPRSVGEVGHCGVAIDSVADMEVLFDGLPLDQLTTSMTISGPAPMLFAMYLVAAERQGAAVAKLDGTLQTDIFKEYIAQKEWLFPPEPHLRLIGDLLEFCAAEVPKYHPISVSGYHIREAGSTAAQELAFTLADGFAYLELAKRRGLDVDTVARQLSFFFDAHIDFFEEVGKFRAARRIWARWLRDRYGVTDERALQLKFHTQTAGVSLTAQQPDNNVVRTALEALSAVFGGTQSLHTNALDEVFALPTERAAAIALRTQQVIAEETGAASVIDPLGGSWYVEHMTDLMEQRSEEIFDRIDRFGDGSMLDGVLAGIDQGWFQQQMADAAFAYQQQLEKGEKVIVGVNRHVTDDDQPLEILRISAEVEREQNAQLARRRSARDPAAVDAALDQLRTAATGDENLIPRLVEGARAEVTVGEMTEALRQVWGDYTEPPRF; encoded by the coding sequence ATGAGCGAGAAGGACACGAGCCGGCTCGATGACCTGCGAGCCCGCTGGCAGGAGCGGTACGCCGCCGCGGGCGAACGCGAAGCCGACTTCACCAGCCTGTCCGGCGAGCAGCAGGCGCCCCTGTACACCTCGCTGGACCACCCGGACCGGGACGAGGCCGCCACGATCGGCGTCCCCGGCCAGTACCCCTACACCCGGGGCGTCTACCCGACCATGTACCGGGGCCGGCTCTGGACGATCCGGCAGTTCTCCGGCTTCGGCAACGCCCGGGAGACCAACGCCCGCTACCGCTACCTGATCGCCCAGGGCGGGGGCGGCCTGTCGGTCGCCTTCGACATGCCGACGCTGATGGGCCGCGACTCCGACGACCCGCGCTCTGTGGGGGAGGTAGGCCACTGCGGGGTGGCGATCGACTCGGTGGCCGACATGGAGGTCCTGTTCGACGGGCTGCCCCTCGACCAGCTCACCACCTCGATGACGATCTCCGGGCCGGCGCCGATGCTGTTCGCGATGTACCTGGTCGCAGCCGAGCGCCAGGGGGCGGCGGTCGCCAAGCTCGACGGCACCCTGCAGACCGACATCTTCAAGGAGTACATCGCCCAGAAGGAGTGGCTGTTCCCGCCCGAGCCGCACCTGCGTCTCATCGGCGACCTGCTCGAGTTCTGCGCCGCCGAGGTGCCCAAGTACCACCCGATCTCGGTCTCGGGCTACCACATCCGCGAGGCGGGCTCGACCGCCGCCCAGGAGCTGGCCTTCACCCTCGCCGACGGCTTCGCCTACCTCGAGCTGGCCAAGCGCCGCGGGCTGGACGTGGACACCGTCGCCCGGCAGCTCTCGTTCTTCTTCGACGCCCACATCGACTTCTTCGAGGAGGTCGGCAAGTTCCGGGCCGCCCGCCGCATCTGGGCTCGCTGGCTCCGCGACCGCTACGGCGTCACCGACGAGCGGGCGCTGCAGCTCAAGTTCCACACCCAGACCGCCGGGGTGTCGCTGACCGCCCAGCAGCCCGACAACAACGTCGTGCGAACCGCGCTCGAGGCGCTCTCGGCGGTGTTCGGAGGCACCCAGTCGCTGCACACCAACGCGCTCGACGAGGTCTTCGCGCTGCCCACCGAGCGGGCCGCCGCCATCGCGCTTCGCACCCAGCAGGTGATCGCCGAGGAGACCGGGGCGGCGAGCGTGATCGACCCGCTCGGCGGCTCCTGGTACGTCGAGCACATGACCGACCTCATGGAGCAGCGCTCCGAGGAGATCTTCGACCGGATCGACCGGTTCGGCGACGGCTCGATGCTCGACGGCGTGCTGGCCGGCATCGACCAGGGCTGGTTCCAGCAGCAGATGGCCGACGCCGCCTTCGCCTACCAGCAGCAGCTGGAGAAGGGCGAGAAGGTCATCGTCGGGGTGAACCGGCACGTTACCGACGACGACCAGCCGCTCGAGATCCTGCGCATCTCGGCCGAGGTCGAGCGCGAGCAGAACGCCCAGCTGGCCAGGCGCCGGTCCGCGCGCGACCCGGCCGCCGTGGACGCCGCCCTCGACCAGCTCAGGACCGCGGCGACCGGGGACGAGAACCTGATCCCACGGCTGGTCGAGGGCGCCCGGGCCGAGGTGACCGTCGGTGAGATGACCGAGGCCCTCAGGCAGGTCTGGGGCGACTACACCGAGCCGCCCCGGTTCTGA
- a CDS encoding isoamylase early set domain-containing protein — MIKQVPTKGSKDDVKVQFILPSESMPGKVSVVGDFNGWDPGAHPLRKRSNGTRSVSVSLPAGRRYAFRYLGEDGQWLDDEQAHGFEPNGVGGINGIVNT; from the coding sequence TTGATCAAGCAGGTCCCCACCAAGGGCAGCAAGGACGACGTCAAGGTCCAGTTCATCCTTCCCAGCGAGTCCATGCCAGGCAAGGTGTCGGTGGTCGGCGACTTCAACGGCTGGGACCCGGGCGCCCACCCGCTGCGCAAGCGCAGCAACGGCACCCGCAGCGTGTCGGTGTCGCTGCCGGCCGGCCGCAGGTACGCCTTCCGCTACCTGGGCGAGGACGGCCAGTGGCTCGACGACGAGCAGGCCCACGGGTTCGAGCCCAACGGCGTCGGCGGCATCAACGGCATCGTCAACACCTGA
- a CDS encoding enoyl-CoA hydratase-related protein: MGEFVRLEVDEDSRVGTIRLDRPPVNALNSQVQEELGEAAGQASADERVGAVVLWGGEKVFAAGADIKEMAGRSFAEISARTAELQGAFTALARIPKVVIAAVNGYALGGGCELALTADFRFAGESAQFGQPEILLGIIPGGGGTQRLPRLVGPARAKAMVYSGRFWSAADSHAIGLVDEVHPDDQVYAKAVEAAARYAKGPGVALRAAKQAIDGGLDVGIDAGLLLERHAFQALFATEDAQEGLASFAAKGPGKAAFKSR; encoded by the coding sequence GTGGGCGAGTTCGTGCGGCTCGAGGTCGACGAGGACAGCCGGGTGGGGACGATCCGCCTCGACCGGCCTCCGGTGAATGCCCTGAACAGCCAGGTCCAGGAGGAGCTGGGGGAGGCGGCCGGGCAGGCGTCGGCCGACGAGCGGGTCGGCGCCGTGGTCCTCTGGGGCGGGGAGAAGGTGTTCGCCGCCGGTGCCGACATCAAGGAGATGGCGGGCCGCAGCTTCGCGGAGATCTCCGCCCGCACCGCCGAGCTGCAGGGCGCGTTCACGGCGCTCGCGCGCATCCCCAAGGTCGTGATCGCCGCGGTCAACGGCTACGCGCTGGGCGGAGGCTGCGAGCTGGCCCTGACCGCCGACTTCCGCTTCGCAGGCGAGAGCGCTCAGTTCGGCCAGCCCGAGATCCTGCTCGGCATCATCCCGGGCGGCGGCGGCACCCAGCGGCTGCCCCGCCTGGTCGGTCCGGCCCGCGCCAAGGCGATGGTCTACTCGGGGCGGTTCTGGTCGGCGGCCGACAGCCACGCGATCGGGCTGGTCGACGAGGTCCACCCGGACGACCAGGTCTACGCGAAGGCGGTGGAGGCAGCGGCCCGCTACGCCAAGGGCCCGGGGGTGGCGCTGCGCGCGGCCAAGCAGGCGATCGACGGCGGGCTGGACGTCGGCATCGACGCCGGGCTACTGCTCGAGCGGCACGCGTTCCAGGCGCTGTTCGCGACCGAGGACGCGCAGGAGGGCCTGGCCTCGTTCGCGGCCAAGGGACCGGGCAAGGCAGCCTTCAAGAGCCGCTGA
- a CDS encoding galactose-1-phosphate uridylyltransferase, with protein sequence MAPGELRQDPLSGRWAAITAGRAARPEAFLREEGPRRGPLGCPFCPGNEHMTPPEVWADRDGAVAAGIAAPPEGRRGRLKDGAADGPGWRVRVVPNKFPAFAGLAGAPPEAWGGPGGLYRAAPTAGAHEVIIHNPDHDATLADLDESDAARVTLAWRLRLAARHDEELGAAVVIVNQGRLSGASLEHPHSQMFATVARPALVQAELERLGRVDCAACAILNKERGGERIVADAAGLVTLCPWASASPFEALILPDQHLPRLHDPGPGDLALARALGGLLRGLDAAVGARAPYNLVLHSAPPGTDDFHWHLHLLPRLTTYGGFELATGIVINVVDPDQAAAALRSG encoded by the coding sequence ATGGCGCCTGGGGAGCTGCGCCAGGACCCGCTTAGCGGGCGCTGGGCCGCGATCACCGCCGGTCGGGCGGCCAGGCCCGAGGCGTTCCTCCGCGAGGAGGGCCCGCGCCGAGGGCCGCTGGGCTGCCCGTTCTGCCCAGGCAACGAGCACATGACCCCGCCCGAGGTGTGGGCCGACCGGGACGGCGCCGTGGCCGCCGGCATCGCAGCACCTCCAGAGGGTCGGCGTGGGCGGCTGAAGGACGGCGCCGCCGACGGCCCGGGCTGGCGGGTGCGGGTGGTGCCGAACAAGTTCCCCGCCTTCGCCGGGCTGGCCGGAGCACCGCCCGAGGCCTGGGGCGGACCGGGCGGGCTGTACCGGGCCGCGCCGACCGCGGGCGCCCACGAGGTGATCATCCACAACCCCGACCACGACGCCACCCTGGCCGACCTGGACGAGTCCGACGCGGCCCGGGTGACCTTGGCCTGGCGGCTGCGGCTGGCGGCCCGGCACGACGAGGAGCTGGGCGCCGCCGTCGTGATCGTGAACCAGGGCCGGCTGTCCGGCGCCTCCCTGGAGCACCCGCACAGCCAGATGTTCGCGACCGTCGCCCGGCCTGCGCTCGTCCAGGCCGAGCTGGAGCGGCTTGGCCGGGTCGACTGCGCCGCCTGCGCGATCCTCAACAAGGAGCGCGGCGGCGAGCGGATCGTGGCCGACGCGGCCGGCCTGGTGACGCTCTGCCCGTGGGCCTCTGCCTCGCCGTTCGAGGCGCTGATCCTGCCCGACCAGCACCTGCCCCGCCTCCACGACCCGGGTCCCGGCGACCTCGCGCTCGCCCGCGCCCTCGGCGGCCTGCTGCGCGGGCTCGACGCCGCCGTGGGCGCCCGGGCCCCCTACAACCTGGTGCTGCACTCGGCACCGCCCGGGACCGACGACTTCCACTGGCACCTGCACCTGCTGCCGCGGCTCACCACCTACGGCGGCTTCGAGCTGGCCACCGGCATCGTCATCAACGTCGTCGACCCCGACCAGGCCGCCGCGGCCCTACGCTCGGGCTGA
- a CDS encoding CAP domain-containing protein encodes MRWYRSPSRLTLATATLLAVLVLPGAAGGESAASCLAQLNAVRHRVGSPPVRSLTVPGRGQPLATAARNHAAYRAAADARGLRDLSAHHETRGRPGYTGRLPWDRTRAAGLPSSSWLAQAEDVITGVDARALAGVWAWTDAPYHRFPLLDPNMTRAGCASASKTASSAALGRHTWSAEVLDMAWPRQRQVTRIVAYPADNQVRVPTSFDRRLEAPRPFSKATTPKVGYVATLQASGWEAMKVSRMTLSRNGRPVPAYLGVRYAGPGLGGWVDRNLPGNAAMLAARAPLAPRTRYRVTMSGHVRAAPAAPWRPFGRTWAFTTV; translated from the coding sequence ATGCGCTGGTACCGGTCCCCTTCCAGGCTGACGCTGGCTACTGCGACGCTGCTGGCCGTCCTGGTCCTGCCTGGCGCGGCTGGCGGGGAGTCGGCCGCGAGCTGCCTCGCGCAGCTCAACGCGGTCAGGCACCGGGTCGGAAGCCCGCCGGTCCGCTCCCTTACCGTTCCGGGCAGGGGCCAGCCGCTGGCCACGGCGGCCCGCAACCACGCGGCCTACCGGGCCGCCGCCGACGCCCGGGGCCTGCGCGACCTGAGCGCGCACCACGAGACCAGGGGGCGGCCCGGCTACACCGGGCGGCTTCCCTGGGACCGAACCAGGGCGGCCGGGCTACCCTCGAGCTCCTGGCTCGCCCAGGCCGAGGACGTCATCACCGGCGTGGACGCGCGCGCGCTGGCCGGCGTGTGGGCCTGGACCGACGCTCCCTACCACCGCTTCCCGCTGCTCGACCCCAACATGACCAGGGCCGGCTGCGCCTCGGCGTCCAAGACCGCCAGCTCGGCGGCGCTGGGCAGGCACACGTGGTCGGCGGAGGTGCTCGACATGGCGTGGCCGCGCCAGCGTCAGGTGACGCGGATCGTCGCCTACCCGGCGGACAACCAGGTCAGGGTGCCGACCTCGTTCGACCGCAGGCTCGAGGCGCCGAGGCCGTTCTCTAAGGCGACCACGCCGAAGGTCGGCTACGTGGCGACGCTGCAGGCCAGCGGCTGGGAGGCGATGAAGGTGTCCCGGATGACGCTGTCCAGGAACGGCAGACCCGTCCCGGCCTACCTGGGCGTGCGCTACGCAGGTCCTGGCCTGGGCGGCTGGGTCGACCGCAACCTGCCCGGCAACGCGGCCATGCTGGCGGCCAGGGCCCCCCTGGCGCCCCGCACCCGCTACCGGGTGACGATGAGCGGGCACGTGCGGGCGGCCCCGGCCGCGCCCTGGCGCCCGTTCGGGCGGACCTGGGCGTTCACCACCGTGTGA